The region CTGTCACCGACGCCGTTTTGCAACCCTGCTCAGCTCTCCCCTGTCTTCGCCAGCGAACAGGAAAGGACGGCGTCTCTAGGCGTTCCGGCTTAGCCCGTCCTGTACGAGTGGCGCTGTCGTGGTGAAGTAAAACCCGCTAGGCTGCGGGCGATTCACTATGGACATCCGGCGAAAATACCCCCGCACCCCCCACCTGCCCTGGTCTCTGGGTGCAGGCAGTGATGACGCGGTGCTGGGACAGGCGAGCGGGTTCTTCGGTCGGGAAGTGGTGGTGACCGAGAAGCTCGATGGCGAGAACACCACGCTATACCGCTCTGGGCTGCACGCCCGTTCGCTCGATCCACGGCCTCATCCGTCGCGTGACTGGGTAAAAGGTCTACAGGGCCGGATCGGCTACCTGATCCCGGCGGGCTGGCGGGTGTGCGGCGAGAACATGTATGCGCGGCACTCGCTCGGATACGACGATCTGGAAAGTTATTTCTACCTGTTCAGTGTCTGGGACGAAACGGATACGGCCCTGAACTGGGATGACACCCTCAGGTGGGCCGAACAGCTCGGCGTTCCCACGCCCCGGCAACTGTACCGGGGACCGTGGAACGAGTCTCTGATCCGGGCGCTGCCTGTCGATCCCGAGGTGATGGAAGGCTACGTGGTTCGCACCGTTCAGGGCTTTCCCGCCGCTGCATTTCAGGATCACGTCGCCAAGTACGTGCGGGCTGAACACGTGCAGACCGACGCTCACTGGATGCATCAGGCCGTCGTGCCCAACGGTCTGAGGAACGAACCGTGAGGCCGCTGCTCGAGGAGTTGCTGCACGGCGCTTCGCCGGATCTCGCGGCAATGACGGCAGCGCTCGGTGACGTGCTGCCGCTGCTCGACAGACTCCCCGCGACACCGCAGGATGCCCTGTGGCACGCCGAGGGCACTGTCGCGGTGCATACGGCGTGGGTGCTCAACGAAGCCTATACGCTGGCGGCGGCACATGAGCTGGAACCTGAAGCACGCCTGACACTGATTCTGGCCGCGCTGCTGCACGATATCGGCAAACCGCTGACCACCCGCACCAGTGAGGACGTGACTGGACAAGAGCGGATCATCTCGCCGCGTCATGCCGACCGTGGCCGCTCCTATCTGGCGTACCGTCTGCCAGAACTGCAGCTGCCCACTGCCGTGCAGTCCGGTGTGATGGCGCTCGTCGGGCATCACCACGACCTGGGCCGGACGCTGGAAGCCGGCACACAGGCCGCCTACCGGCGACTGGCGCGGCAGGTCGATCTGCGGCAGCTCTACCTGTTGGAGTTGGCTGACACCAGAGGGCGGCTCAGCGCCGACCGGACTTCCCGTCTCGAAGATCTGGAACTGTTTCGTCTGCAGGCGGAGGACTATGGCCTGTGGAACGAAGCGGACCCATGCGCGGACTGGGAGGCGCACCTCCAGACTGCTCTCTCAGCAGCTCCGGTTTCGCAGCTCGATCTGACTCTTCAGCGCGGCATTCTCGATTTTGAAGCGGGCCTGATCCAGACGCCCGAAGAAGCCATTTCGCGTTCCTATCCCGCCCGCGCCGGGTTTCCTGAACTGGTGGTCATGTGCGGTCCGAGCGGCTCCGGGAAGAGCAGCTGGATTGCCGAGCATCTTCCCGATCACACAGTGGTTTCGCTCGACGCCCTGCGAGACAAACTGGCAGGTAAACGGGCCGATCAGTCGGTGAACGGCCAGGTGCTCCAGGCAGCGAAGGAACAGCTGCGGGTGGTCCTTCGCCGCCGAGGGAAAGTTGTCT is a window of Deinococcus sp. KNUC1210 DNA encoding:
- a CDS encoding RNA ligase family protein, with translation MDIRRKYPRTPHLPWSLGAGSDDAVLGQASGFFGREVVVTEKLDGENTTLYRSGLHARSLDPRPHPSRDWVKGLQGRIGYLIPAGWRVCGENMYARHSLGYDDLESYFYLFSVWDETDTALNWDDTLRWAEQLGVPTPRQLYRGPWNESLIRALPVDPEVMEGYVVRTVQGFPAAAFQDHVAKYVRAEHVQTDAHWMHQAVVPNGLRNEP
- a CDS encoding AAA family ATPase, which codes for MRPLLEELLHGASPDLAAMTAALGDVLPLLDRLPATPQDALWHAEGTVAVHTAWVLNEAYTLAAAHELEPEARLTLILAALLHDIGKPLTTRTSEDVTGQERIISPRHADRGRSYLAYRLPELQLPTAVQSGVMALVGHHHDLGRTLEAGTQAAYRRLARQVDLRQLYLLELADTRGRLSADRTSRLEDLELFRLQAEDYGLWNEADPCADWEAHLQTALSAAPVSQLDLTLQRGILDFEAGLIQTPEEAISRSYPARAGFPELVVMCGPSGSGKSSWIAEHLPDHTVVSLDALRDKLAGKRADQSVNGQVLQAAKEQLRVVLRRRGKVVWDATNTRRDFRRVPLSLGLDYGALTTLVVFQPPVSTLFSRNPARVQSVPAQVLAAQIENAEFPYLPEAHRTLLLDEYHRVTDRAGFSKS